Genomic DNA from Thermobifida alba:
TCGGCATCGTCGCCTACGAGTGCCTGGCCGGGCAGCCGCCGTTCACCGCGGACACCCCGTTGGCGCTGGCCCTGGCCCACTCCCGGGAACCTCCGCCGCCCCTGCCCGAGACCGTACCGCCCGCAGTACGCGAGCTGGTGGAACGGATGCTGGCCAAGGACCCGCAGGACCGCCCCTCCTCGGCCGCCGAGGTGGCCCAGTGGGCGCAGCACCTGCGGGCCGCCCTCAACGGCGGCGACGCCACCGAGGCGCTGGGGCTGGCGTCGGCCACCGACGCGACGGCAGTGGTCTCCACGGTGCCCGGTCCCGCGACCGGCCCCGGGACCGCCGCACACGGACCGCACTCGGGGGCCCAGGCGCAGGCGTGGCCTCCTCCGGAGGGTGGGGGCTCGGATAGAGTTGCCGGGAGATCCGCAGCGTCGAACAGCCGCCGGAAACTGCCCGTCGTGTTCGCTCTGGTCGCAACCGTCGGAGCTGTCGCGGTGGGAATCTACCTGGTCGGGTTACTGTGGAACGGACCTGGCACCAACGGGACTCCCACCAGCAACCGGTCGGTTGTCCCCACTCTTTCCCCATCCCCTGACGAAACCGAGGACACAGCGACCGATCCGGGGACCTTCGTCCCGGACACCCCCGGCGACCAGCCACCTCCGTTCACGCCCGAACCGGAGGCGAGCCACTCGCCGACCACGGACACAGAGCTACCCACGACACCACTACCGTCCGAGGAACCTGCCCCGCCGGAGGACGGCACCGAGACCGAACCCGCCCCGGGTGAGGACCCCGGTGACGATTCGGGCGAGGACGACACGAACGGCGGTGGTGCGGCGCCTGGCGGTCCGACAGGGGGCACCGGTGTCGAGTCGAGAAGCTCGGCACTGCCCTGACGGCCGCCCAGGTCCTTCCACGACTGTGAGGAACAGTTCACGA
This window encodes:
- a CDS encoding serine/threonine-protein kinase, whose protein sequence is MSETPERGLGSRAGVVLIDRYRLDERIGVGGMGEVWRATDILLSRPVAVKLLHMAQVSDPVSQQRFRTEAQITAALSHPNIAQVYDYGDQDGYSFLVMELITGESLSAIIKRNPGLDADITLDVVDQAAQALSAAHAAGVIHRDIKPGNLLVTEDGAVKLTDFGIARGNESVTLTQTGMVMGTAQYISPEQVSGKPASPLSDLYALGIVAYECLAGQPPFTADTPLALALAHSREPPPPLPETVPPAVRELVERMLAKDPQDRPSSAAEVAQWAQHLRAALNGGDATEALGLASATDATAVVSTVPGPATGPGTAAHGPHSGAQAQAWPPPEGGGSDRVAGRSAASNSRRKLPVVFALVATVGAVAVGIYLVGLLWNGPGTNGTPTSNRSVVPTLSPSPDETEDTATDPGTFVPDTPGDQPPPFTPEPEASHSPTTDTELPTTPLPSEEPAPPEDGTETEPAPGEDPGDDSGEDDTNGGGAAPGGPTGGTGVESRSSALP